CGCCCCTGGCCTCTGCTGCGCTGCGCCTGGGCTCCGTGTGGACGATTCGTCGTGCCACGTATGCGAGTACACGGCAAGTATCCGTGTAACCGTAGAACGTTTTTTTTTTCCAATTCACGTATTCCCTTATCTTCTGCGTTCGATGCATATCTATGTGGCCGCACATGTACTCGGCATGTATTTCAGTATTTCGTATGGAAAAAGAAACGTTCTCGCATGTAATATCTGTAATTCCGTCTGTATATCAAATAAATGGAAAACTTTCTCAACTTCACGATATACTTGTGCAAAAAgtttcaaagaaaaaaaaaaggataacGGATTTGGTTTTTATGCGTGCTGGATCCGTTGGAGTCTTCATGTAAGCTGAATTCTGGTAAGAAACTTTCCGTTTCTCTTCTCTTTTACGAGAGACCAGATCCTCCGCTCAGAGTCGAAGACAAATCTTCAGAGATCCGTCTACCAATATCTAGACAAGCATACACTGAGGTTTCGTCAGCTAAGGTCAATTGCAGGTTGTGGTCCTCATCTTTCACCTTCTCCCATTTTCCGCATACAACAGATCAAGGAAAGATGGCATTGCTGCACATCTGAAAAACCGGACCATTGCATACCAAGAATGTTTCTTGACTAATTACAGAGCCCTACAGAAGAAACGGTACAGCGATGTCCCCTGGCTGTCAAAACTGTGCGTGCTCTTCGGCTCCACGGCCTTCCCAGCATCGCCGGTGCACTTCTGTCATCCTCTCCACCGGGTTGCAGATGCCCGTGCAGTTCCAGTCGAAGGACGCTGCGCATGGGTTTCCAGCCTGTGCTTTCCATTCACAGTCTGCAAGATCAACAGAGATGCATGAAATGTGTGCAGAGTATAGTAAGATTTATGAGAGAGGTACCACACTGTAACCTGAACAATGACCTGAATAGGTTTGCAAACATATGGCAGGTAAAATGATGCTTCATACTCGTGTCCATTCCATGAACTAAAGTCTAAAGATGCCATTTAGGTGCATCTGAGAATATGCTATAACGATCGGGTAGTGACTGGCCAGGTACGTGGAATACATTAATTCCCAAAGACAGTGAACAGTACCAATCACAGCAGCATTGAACATGAAAAAGATAGAACCATGCCAACTAAGAGAATGACAGACAAAAAGCTTATTGCTGCAGAAGGTCAACACAGAGTACACTTGCAAACAGTGGCAGGGAAATTTTCCACATGGCACTATATTTCGAGTTTGTTCAAAAGTAATCATCTACATCTACTGCTCAATGTTGGTAGTGTTCAAATGAATGAAATTCAATTTCAGGCTCCATTATTGCCCGAGGTGGATGCCTAGACCGCCTATGCATTGCTTAGGGGCTAGGCGGTACCATCCCACCAAGCTGTCTTGCCTGCCTAATCACCCAATTGGGTGCTAGGCGGTGgtctgcctgctgcctgctgcctagGGGCAGTGACAAATGATCAAGGGTCTTGTATTGTATTGGTGAGATTGTTGTTGAACACCATTTGTCAGCTATGAACATATTTTGAGTATGGGGCCATTGCTGTTAAGCAGAGGACAATGCTGGTAAGCTGAGGACAGAAAGTTGGAGAAAGCAACTTTTGACTAGTGAAGATTGATGCTAGCCAGTGGTGTAGTTGTTACACATTCATATCATCCTTTTCTACTAGAAACTTCAAAAAATTGCTCAGCTAATTAGTGCAGTAAAGCAACTAACTCCCAGGTTAAGCAACGTCATGCTAATATCCCAATGACCATGCAATAATTAACTAGATGCAGCAGGAGTAAATACCCAAGAAGCATGAAAAAAATTTAGTGTAAAAATGCAGGCACCAACCTGGGGGAGTACCACAGCAAAGGCTTCTCTCATCAACATGCTCGACTTCCAACCCAATCAACCAAGAGCCAAATGATACATCTTCATTTGAATACTTGTGCAGGATATGCCTGAAAGGTGGTGTCGGACAAAAAAAAATGAATTAAACAGACAGCTAATCTGGTATATAGTATTGCACACCATTATTACAACTCACCGGTTTGCTGATATGTAAGTAGCTAAATCCCTGGTAACAGCATAAAGCTGCCGTGTTGCATGCCTAAAATAGTTGTTACCCTCAGTCCCAAACTTCCAATGATCTGGCTCATAATACTTGGAGTCACTGTTAACATAAACAGGCACTTTGTTATGCCATTTCTGAGGACAAATCTTGGTAAGATGGTTAGATGAACCTATCTGTAGGGAGTAACTGGTAAGTAATGTCCTTATAACGAGTAAATGTGAAAGAGTGTAATCTTGATTGTTCAATCGATTTGGAGATGAACCATGTCATGTAAAAAAGAAAGTCTGGAATTATGGAACACTACTTTTTAGTAACAACAGGTCCGGATTTCATGCAGCCAATGTACACCCGAGGTTTCATCCTGTGTCGTGCCAAAATCGATCTGGTGATACCTGTATTGAAAGAGTCCCTCCAATCTCAGTGTAGTGCATTGGTGCTATAGCAGATTGATAAAAATTGAAAGGTCCTCGTGTTGGCATACCAATGTTGACATGAACATTATCATCAACTTTTACATAGAAATCAGCATCCCACGTGGTAAGAGCAGTTGAAAGGAACATCTGAATCTTCATAGGTAGCCCTCCATTGCCTTCCACATGATTCTGTAAAGGATGATCAATGTTGCAAACACATCAGTGGTGCGGGTCATTGATTAaataaaagaagaagaagaagaaagttTGACACTAATCAACTGAACATACAAGTCTCAAAATATCATTGTATTCTTTATCTTCTGCATCAATTGCGCGGTCCACCTCGTTGTCGGGATTTGGATTTTCACTGCAAGAAGGAATCCCCAAATTTCAGGAATATACCACAGAATAAGATTGCGCCATTGTTTGTTTTAAAACCCACTCCAAACAAGGTCAATACCTGCGTCCAATGACAAAACGGATAACAGCACCCTTCTCTTCCAATCTTCGTAGCTGATCACCTACAAAAAGTTCAACATTTTACATGAAACAAAGGCTCCACGGTACAAAAATTAAGAAAAGGGCATCTACCTTGTGGCATCCATGTCTGCCTTATTGAGTCTCTCCGCTTTCGGTTAGCAAAAGTGGTGAAAACCCCCATGACAAAAGACATCCTATGCCGCATGCTTCCCTGGTCACCCTCCGAATCACTCGGTGACATGCCCTGGCTCATCGCCTGGGCAGCTCTAGCAGCAGCCAGGCGCATCTCAATGTCCGATATCGTCTTATCCAACGCCCTACGATTTGAAACACCAATATTCATAAAAATTCATACTTGGTCCAGATAAATTTTGAAACGAAGTTTATTTCAGAGGAACTGAATAGTCTGGCATTACATGATGACTTCGCGAGTCTGCGACACTTGGTTCAGCGCGGCCCTCGAGTGGTCAGAGCTTGCCTGGAAAATTGGAAAGCAAAATGTTAATGCGCACCCATAGGAACATGAAAGGGGGAGGAGAAGAAATCTGAAAAAGTAAATATGCATTACCTTGTCTGGGCAACCGGGATGCTCAGGAACTGGCCAGTACCTGCAAAAAAGCACACCAATGTAGACCAATTAACACCATTTTCGGCCTCGAAATCGACGAGCATTGTCTCAATCAGCAGCGAAGAGGACGGATTGGTGAATGCAAGACCAGAGTAGCAAGGAACTGGAGGCGCGCGGGGACTCCATCTGAACGGGCGGCTGATtttgggggggtggggggggggcgtgGGCGAACTGACCTGTTGACGACGCAGACGCCGAGGAGGAAGCAGGCAGCGCAGAGCGTGGCCACCCACCGCGTGGGCacgcgcgccggcggcgccTTGTGCGgcctcagcgccgccgccgccatcatgGTGCCCGCCTGCGCTTGGCCACCTCGTTCGAAaggggggagagggaaagggaaaggTCCGTCACCGTGTCCGCGTTGTGAATGGCTGAGAGCTCTGGCTCTGGCTGCTTGCTGCTGCAATGCTGCCAACGGAGGGCGCCTGAGTGTTCCGTGGACTCGGTCCATGCTTATATACCCCGCCTTTTTTTTCTTGTGAATTTTAAGCTTCCATTTACCATTCATCTTCTGCAGTGCGTTTGGGAGTGTCATCATACTATGCGACTTTAGGGGGTGCTAAATAAAAAAAAAGTGATAAAAAAGCTTTGGTACTTCTTCTAGCTTCTGAATGTGTGGCATGCCAAACATTTACCGATCATTTTTAATAATCCGATGCCTCATAATCACTGTCCTCCGTGCAACTACGTCAACGATGTTAACGATGTATTTGATAGTTACATGTTGCGGACTGCGGTTTTTGGATACAAATATGAAATTGCAATGTTTGAATAAGACTGAGGAGGCATaaatttttcttttttgaaggATGTCTATTGCATTTCCTACATGTACATCTTTCATCTTGGTCTCCGATTTCCctttctttgtttcttttttttccttgtcTAACAGATATGTTTCTTTAGACTAAGAAGTATGCTTTTTAATGCCAACTTGCTAAGCCACCCAAGCAAAGCAATAGAAACCCCGCAAGTTAGCGAGTACTAGTTCAAACCGGTACGGTGGGAGTACCTTGTCTTCTCCTTGCGGAAACGAAATTTGCATTGCCATGCCATGGACCAGGTCCACCAACAACTTTCCCCGCAGCTCGCAGACAGGGGCATTAACTGGCGCTGCA
The Panicum hallii strain FIL2 chromosome 6, PHallii_v3.1, whole genome shotgun sequence genome window above contains:
- the LOC112896989 gene encoding beta-1,6-galactosyltransferase GALT31A-like: MMAAAALRPHKAPPARVPTRWVATLCAACFLLGVCVVNRYWPVPEHPGCPDKASSDHSRAALNQVSQTREVIMALDKTISDIEMRLAAARAAQAMSQGMSPSDSEGDQGSMRHRMSFVMGVFTTFANRKRRDSIRQTWMPQGDQLRRLEEKGAVIRFVIGRSENPNPDNEVDRAIDAEDKEYNDILRLNHVEGNGGLPMKIQMFLSTALTTWDADFYVKVDDNVHVNIGITRSILARHRMKPRVYIGCMKSGPVVTKNDSKYYEPDHWKFGTEGNNYFRHATRQLYAVTRDLATYISANRHILHKYSNEDVSFGSWLIGLEVEHVDERSLCCGTPPDCEWKAQAGNPCAASFDWNCTGICNPVERMTEVHRRCWEGRGAEEHAQF